A region of Homo sapiens chromosome X, GRCh38.p14 Primary Assembly DNA encodes the following proteins:
- the MOSPD1 gene encoding motile sperm domain-containing protein 1 isoform 1 (isoform 1 is encoded by transcript variant 1), with the protein MHQQKRQPELVEGNLPVFVFPTELIFYADDQSTHKQVLTLYNPYEFALKFKVLCTTPNKYVVVDAAGAVKPQCCVDIVIRHRDVRSCHYGVIDKFRLQVSEQSQRKALGRKEVVATLLPSAKEQQKEEEEKRLKEHLTESLFFEQSFQPENRAVSSGPSLLTVFLGVVCIAALMLPTLGDVESLVPLYLHLSVNQKLVAAYILGLITMAILRT; encoded by the exons AtgcatcaacaaaaaagacaaccAGAGTTAGTGGAAGGAAATCTTCCTGTTTTCGTGTTCCCCACGGAGCTCATATTTTATGCAGATGATCAGTCAACACATAAGCAAGTGTTGACACTGTACAATCCCTATGAGTTTGCCTTAAAGTTCAAAG ttttgtgtACTACTCCAAATAAGTATGTTGTCGTTGATGCTGCAGGTGCAGTAAAGCCTCAGTGTTGTGTGGATAT TGTGATTCGTCATCGAGATGTTCGATCCTGTCACTATGGTGTAATAGACAAATTCCGTCTCCAAGTTTCCGAGCAAAGCCAAAGGAAGGCTTTGGGAAGAAAAGAGGTTGTTGCTACTCTTCTCCCATCagcaaaagaacaacaaaaggaagaagaggaaaaaagattaaaggaacatttaactgaaagtttattttttgagcaGTCGTTTCAACCAG AAAACAGAGCTGTATCCTCAGGACCTAGTTTACTAACTGTCTTCCTGGGAGTGGTGTGCATTGCAGCCCTGATGCTGCCTACACTGGGGGATGTGGAATCGCTGGTGCCTCTCTACCTCCACTTAAGTGTGAATCAAAAATTAGTGGCTGCTTATATCTTAG gtcTTATCACAATGGCCATACTTAGAACATGA
- the MOSPD1 gene encoding motile sperm domain-containing protein 1 isoform 2 (isoform 2 is encoded by transcript variant 2) — MHQQKRQPELVEGNLPVFVFPTELIFYADDQSTHKQVLTLYNPYEFALKFKVLCTTPNKYVVVDAAGAVKPQCCVDIVIRHRDVRSCHYGVIDKFRLQVSEQSQRKALGRKEVVATLLPSAKEQQKEEEEKRLKEHLTESLFFEQSFQPGLITMAILRT, encoded by the exons AtgcatcaacaaaaaagacaaccAGAGTTAGTGGAAGGAAATCTTCCTGTTTTCGTGTTCCCCACGGAGCTCATATTTTATGCAGATGATCAGTCAACACATAAGCAAGTGTTGACACTGTACAATCCCTATGAGTTTGCCTTAAAGTTCAAAG ttttgtgtACTACTCCAAATAAGTATGTTGTCGTTGATGCTGCAGGTGCAGTAAAGCCTCAGTGTTGTGTGGATAT TGTGATTCGTCATCGAGATGTTCGATCCTGTCACTATGGTGTAATAGACAAATTCCGTCTCCAAGTTTCCGAGCAAAGCCAAAGGAAGGCTTTGGGAAGAAAAGAGGTTGTTGCTACTCTTCTCCCATCagcaaaagaacaacaaaaggaagaagaggaaaaaagattaaaggaacatttaactgaaagtttattttttgagcaGTCGTTTCAACCAG gtcTTATCACAATGGCCATACTTAGAACATGA